From Cricetulus griseus strain 17A/GY chromosome 1 unlocalized genomic scaffold, alternate assembly CriGri-PICRH-1.0 chr1_0, whole genome shotgun sequence, a single genomic window includes:
- the Prpf3 gene encoding U4/U6 small nuclear ribonucleoprotein Prp3 isoform X5 codes for MLTKLQIKQMMEAATRQIEERKKQLSFISPPTPQPKTPSSSQPERLPIGNTIQPSQAATFMNDAIEKARKAAELQARIQAQLALKPGLIGNANMVGLANLHAMGIAPPKVELKDQTKPTPLILDEQGRTVDATGKEIELTHRMPTLKANIRAVKREQFKQQLKEKPSEDMESNTFFDPRVSIAPSQRQRRTFKFHDKGKFEKIAQRLRTKAQLEKLQAEISQAARKTGIHTSTRLALIAPKKELKEGDIPEIEWWDSYIIPNGFDLTEENPKREDYFGITNLVEHPAQLNPPVDNDTPVTLGVYLTKKEQKKLRRQTRREAQKELQEKVRLGLMPPPEPKVRISNLMRVLGTEAVQDPTKVEAHVRAQMAKRQKAHEEANAARKLTAEQRKVKKIKKLKEDISQGVHISVYRVRNLSNPAKKFKIEANAGQLYLTGVVVLHKDVNVVVVEGGPKAQKKFKRLMLHRIKWDEQTSNTKGDDDEESDEEAVKKTNKCVLVWEGTAKDRSFGEMKFKQCPTENMAREHFKKHGAEHYWDLALSESVLESTD; via the exons ATGCTAACAAAGCTCCAG ATCAAACAGATGATGGAGGCAGCAACACGACAAattgaggaaaggaagaaacaactGAGTTTCATTAGCCCCCCTACACCTCAG CCAAAGACACCTTCTTCTTCCCAACCAGAGCGACTTCCAATTGGCAACACTATTCAGCCCTCCCAGGCCGCTACTTTTATGAATGATGCTATTGAGAAGGCAAGGAAAGCAGCTGAACTACAAGCCCGAATTCAAGCCCAGCTGGCTTTGAAGCCAGGGCTTATTGGCAATGCCAACATGGTGGGCCTGGCTAATCTCCATGCCATGGGTATAGCTCCACC AAAAGTAGAGTTAAAAGATCAAACTAAGCCTACACCGCTGATCCTAGATGAACAAGGTCGAACTGTAGATGCAACAGGCAAGGAGATCGAGCTGACACATCGGATGCCCACCCTAAAGGCAAATATTCGAGCTGTAAAGAGGGAACAGTTCAAGCaacaactgaaagaaaaaccaTCTGAAGACATGGAATCCAATACCTTTTTTGACCCCCGAGTTTCAATTGCCCCTTCTCAGCGCCAAAGACGTACTTTTAAATTCCATGACAAGGGCAAATTTGAAAAGATTGCTCAACGATTACGGACAAAG gCTCAATTGGAGAAGCTGCAAGCAGAGATTTCACAGGCTGCTAGAAAAACAGGCATTCATACTTCGACTAGGCTTGCCCTCATTGCTCCTAAGAAGGAGCTAAAGGAAGGCGATATCCCTGAAATTGAGTGGTGGGACTCTTACATCATACCCAATGGCTTTGACCT TACAGAGGAAAATCCCAAGAGAGAAGATTATTTTGGAATCACAAATCTTGTTGAACATCCAGCCCAGCTTAACCCTCCAG tCGACAATGATACACCAGTTACCCTTGGGGTATATCTTAcaaaaaaggaacagaagaagCTTCGGAGGCAAACAAGGAGGGAAGCACAAAAGGAGCTACAAGAGAAAGTCAGGCTCGGTCTGATGCCTCCTCCTGAACCCAAAG TGAGAATCTCAAATTTAATGCGAGTATTAGGAACAGAAGCGGTCCAAGACCCTACGAAGGTAGAAGCCCACGTCAGAGCCCAGATGGCAAAGAGACAGAA AGCGCACGAAGAGGCCAACGCTGCCCGAAAACTTACAGCAGAACAGAGAAAggtcaagaaaattaaaaagcttaAAGAAGATATTTCACAGGGGGTGCACATATCTGTGTATAG AGTTCGAAATTTGAGCAACCCAGCCAAGAAGTTCAAGATTGAGGCCAATGCTGGGCAGCTGTACCTGACAGGGGTGGTGGTACTGCACAAGGATGTCAACGTGGTGGTAGTGGAAGGGG GCCCCAAGGCCCAGAAGAAATTTAAGCGTCTCATGCTACATCGGATAAAGTGGGATGAACAGACTTCTAACACAAAGGGAGATG ATGATGAGGAATCTGATGAAGAAGCTGTGAAGAAAACTAACAAATGTGTACTAGTATGGGAG GGTACGGCCAAAGACCGGAGCTTTGGAGAGATGAAGTTTAAACAGTGCCCTACAGAGAACATGGCTCGTGAGCATTTCAAAAAGCATGGGGCTGAACACTACTGGGACCTTGCACTAAGTGAATCTGTGTTGGAGTCTACTGACTGA